A genomic stretch from Candidatus Hydrogenisulfobacillus filiaventi includes:
- a CDS encoding Sulfite exporter TauE/SafE family protein has translation MHGWALVVWGLGIGLLQGFVHCSGMCGPFVLAFSLALEGGDRTAGQRVLPLFLAHNAGRIATFTVLGAVFGGVAHYVNLAARLTGVEAAAGFAGGAVMIGWAVATARSGSAAGSWERWSLLGIPAVGRWLQRLYRTRRPGDAFLAGAVLGLHPCGLIFTVLLAAAAAASALTGGLTLAAFGIGTVPALLSVATAGWYGRRRLKGPGYTRLAAGLIGLSGLLFVLRGMAVNGWIPDWNPWLF, from the coding sequence ATGCACGGCTGGGCGCTGGTGGTCTGGGGGCTGGGTATCGGCCTCCTGCAGGGGTTCGTGCATTGTTCCGGCATGTGCGGACCCTTCGTGCTGGCCTTCAGTTTGGCGCTGGAAGGCGGGGACCGGACCGCAGGCCAGCGGGTGCTGCCCCTCTTCCTGGCCCACAATGCCGGCCGCATCGCCACCTTCACCGTCCTGGGGGCGGTGTTCGGGGGGGTGGCCCATTACGTCAACCTGGCCGCCCGCCTCACCGGGGTGGAGGCCGCGGCCGGGTTCGCGGGCGGGGCGGTCATGATAGGCTGGGCGGTGGCCACCGCCCGCAGCGGCTCCGCCGCCGGCAGCTGGGAGCGCTGGTCGCTCCTGGGCATCCCGGCGGTAGGGCGGTGGTTGCAGCGGCTCTACCGCACCCGCCGGCCGGGGGACGCCTTCCTGGCGGGCGCGGTGCTGGGTCTGCACCCCTGCGGCCTCATCTTCACGGTGCTGCTGGCCGCGGCCGCCGCCGCCTCCGCCCTCACCGGCGGGCTCACCCTGGCCGCCTTCGGGATAGGGACGGTTCCGGCCCTCCTGAGCGTCGCCACGGCCGGCTGGTACGGCCGTCGCCGCCTCAAGGGCCCGGGCTATACCCGGCTGGCGGCGGGGCTGATCGGGTTGAGCGGGCTGCTGTTCGTACTGAGGGGAATGGCGGTGAACGGATGGATCCCGGACTGGAACCCGTGGCTGTTCTGA
- a CDS encoding Lead, cadmium, zinc and mercury transporting ATPase, giving the protein MDPGLEPVAVLTCHLCEEPVVTPFPAEGHTFCCHGCRELWRLLGEEEVARLKAQPGINWARLRPPEESVIPSPAPASGGGTAQLELGLDGLWCASCGVLVETVLRRTPGVVAARVDYGRSLASVTFEPGRADPLRLRQAVEELGYGVHDPLPEEDRDSLRLRRRFGVAAVLGALVMMFSVPVWDGYLPGLPASLYDALGGLLLALSVPVVFWSGWPFLRGAWAALTHRVATMDLLVALGSLSAFGYSLAVFLTRGRWLYFDTSALLITFLLLSRNLEVGSRNRAGAVMQGLARLESRSAARLTADGTVETVAARDLVPGDQVLVRTGGRIPADGTVREGRAAVDESWFTGEAVPVRKAPGSPVFAGSLAVEGRLVITVARRAQASMLAETARMVAVAQGEGNRWQRLADRVLRVFVPAVLALALLTFAAWRWGAGAPWHTALLNGIAVLIIACPCALSVATPVAVAAAAERLGRAGILLRSPDGIERAAGIDTVMLDKTGTLTLGRLVLEEMAGDAGALLGPVASLELASEHPVAVTLVEAARARGLQPQPAASARVEPGRGVEGTVQGRRLTVGRFPELSWPEDLAARARGAEAAGRTVVPVARDGRVAGLYILSDTLRPETVQAVARLRAAGLRVVIASGDGEGPVAAAARAAGITEWQARLSPLEKAERVRAEQAQGHRVAFLGDGINDAAALMHADLGIAMGAGADIARAAGHWTLVSPRLTAAVDGLEDTRKAVRIIRQNLGFSLVYNLAALPLAAAGWATPALAAAAMLASSASVLANALRVLAWSPRRLLWWGLGVTGTGALLAVLAWSGL; this is encoded by the coding sequence ATGGATCCCGGACTGGAACCCGTGGCTGTTCTGACCTGCCACCTGTGCGAGGAACCGGTGGTCACCCCCTTCCCGGCCGAAGGGCACACCTTTTGCTGCCACGGCTGCCGGGAACTCTGGCGGCTGCTGGGGGAGGAGGAGGTGGCGCGCCTGAAGGCCCAGCCCGGCATCAACTGGGCCCGCCTGCGCCCGCCGGAGGAATCCGTCATCCCGTCCCCCGCCCCCGCCTCCGGCGGGGGCACCGCCCAGCTGGAGCTGGGACTCGACGGCCTTTGGTGCGCCTCCTGCGGGGTGCTGGTGGAAACCGTCCTCCGCCGCACCCCCGGGGTGGTGGCGGCCCGGGTCGATTACGGCCGCAGCTTGGCCTCCGTCACCTTCGAGCCGGGCCGGGCCGATCCCCTCCGCCTCCGGCAGGCCGTGGAGGAACTGGGTTACGGGGTGCATGACCCGCTGCCCGAGGAGGATCGCGACAGCCTGCGCCTGCGCCGGCGCTTCGGGGTGGCCGCCGTGCTGGGCGCCCTGGTCATGATGTTCAGCGTGCCGGTCTGGGACGGCTACCTGCCCGGCCTGCCCGCCAGCCTGTACGATGCCCTCGGCGGTCTCCTCCTGGCCCTCAGCGTGCCGGTGGTGTTCTGGTCGGGCTGGCCCTTTCTGCGCGGGGCCTGGGCCGCCCTCACGCACCGGGTGGCCACCATGGACCTGCTGGTAGCTCTGGGCAGTCTGTCCGCCTTCGGCTACAGCCTGGCCGTGTTCCTGACCCGCGGCCGCTGGCTGTACTTCGACACCTCCGCCCTGCTCATTACCTTCCTGCTGCTGAGCCGCAACCTCGAAGTCGGCAGCCGCAACCGGGCCGGGGCGGTGATGCAGGGGCTGGCCCGGCTGGAAAGCCGCTCCGCCGCCCGCCTGACCGCGGACGGGACGGTCGAGACGGTCGCCGCCCGCGACCTCGTGCCCGGGGACCAGGTGCTGGTGCGTACCGGCGGCCGCATCCCCGCCGACGGCACCGTCCGAGAAGGCCGGGCAGCGGTGGACGAGAGCTGGTTTACCGGGGAGGCGGTGCCGGTCCGCAAGGCTCCCGGTAGCCCGGTGTTCGCCGGCAGCCTGGCAGTGGAAGGCCGGCTGGTGATCACAGTGGCGCGGCGGGCACAGGCCTCCATGCTGGCCGAGACCGCCCGCATGGTGGCGGTGGCGCAGGGGGAAGGCAACCGCTGGCAGCGCCTGGCGGACCGCGTGCTGCGGGTGTTTGTGCCGGCGGTGCTGGCCCTGGCCCTCCTCACCTTCGCCGCCTGGCGCTGGGGGGCGGGGGCCCCGTGGCACACCGCCCTCCTGAACGGCATCGCCGTGCTCATCATTGCCTGTCCCTGCGCCCTGAGCGTCGCCACCCCGGTGGCGGTGGCGGCCGCGGCGGAACGGCTGGGCCGCGCCGGCATCCTCCTGCGCAGCCCGGACGGCATCGAGCGGGCCGCCGGGATCGACACCGTGATGCTGGACAAGACCGGCACCCTCACCCTGGGACGCCTGGTGCTGGAGGAGATGGCAGGGGACGCGGGCGCCCTGTTGGGCCCGGTAGCGAGCCTGGAATTGGCCTCCGAGCACCCCGTGGCCGTGACCCTGGTCGAGGCAGCCCGTGCCCGCGGGCTCCAGCCGCAGCCGGCAGCCAGTGCCCGGGTCGAGCCCGGCCGGGGCGTGGAAGGGACGGTGCAGGGCCGGCGCCTCACCGTCGGCCGCTTCCCGGAGCTGAGCTGGCCGGAGGACCTGGCCGCCCGGGCCCGCGGAGCGGAAGCGGCGGGACGCACGGTGGTGCCGGTGGCGCGCGACGGCCGGGTAGCCGGCCTCTACATCCTCAGTGACACCCTGCGCCCGGAGACGGTCCAGGCGGTGGCCCGCCTCCGGGCCGCCGGCCTGCGGGTGGTCATCGCCAGCGGCGACGGGGAGGGACCGGTGGCGGCAGCCGCACGGGCAGCCGGCATCACCGAGTGGCAGGCCCGCCTCTCCCCCCTGGAGAAAGCGGAACGCGTCCGGGCCGAGCAGGCCCAGGGCCACCGCGTGGCCTTTCTGGGGGATGGCATCAATGACGCTGCGGCCCTCATGCACGCCGACCTCGGCATCGCCATGGGGGCGGGGGCCGACATCGCCCGCGCCGCCGGGCATTGGACCCTGGTCAGTCCCCGGCTGACGGCAGCGGTGGACGGCCTGGAGGACACCCGCAAGGCGGTCCGCATCATCCGCCAGAACCTGGGCTTCTCCCTGGTGTACAACCTGGCCGCCCTGCCCCTGGCGGCCGCCGGCTGGGCGACCCCGGCGCTGGCGGCGGCCGCCATGCTGGCGTCCAGTGCTTCCGTGCTCGCGAACGCCCTGCGGGTCCTGGCCTGGTCGCCGCGACGCCTGTTGTGGTGGGGGCTGGGGGTGACCGGTACCGGTGCGCTGCTGGCGGTCCTGGCCTGGAGCGGCCTTTAG
- a CDS encoding Cytochrome c oxidase assembly protein — protein sequence MAVNLGWVLRHANLFALWHPEVLALAVTLGVLYWQAVGPRRAQLAPGAPPPGAGRAAAFVGSLLTFYVAIGTPLNLLADTYLFSAHMLQEMLLAMVWPPLVIAGLPPWLWERLLAGGALARLWRVMTTEPIPLFAFNGLFLIMQLPGVLDASLRLNWLYALLQYVLMATALFLWWPLISPVAQPGRLSRGAQFLYLFFAMDFMMPAVIYVFFTGFPFYPVYAARPRVFGLTPVADQQIGAVLMFAAMLAAYGAVAAARLSEYLGGESQFYA from the coding sequence ATGGCCGTCAACCTGGGTTGGGTCCTGCGCCACGCCAACCTCTTCGCGCTCTGGCATCCTGAGGTGCTGGCCCTGGCCGTCACCCTGGGGGTGCTGTACTGGCAGGCGGTGGGGCCCCGGCGTGCCCAGCTGGCTCCCGGCGCCCCGCCGCCGGGAGCGGGCCGGGCGGCCGCCTTTGTCGGGTCCCTGCTGACCTTCTACGTGGCCATCGGGACCCCCTTGAACCTGCTGGCCGACACCTACCTGTTCAGCGCCCACATGCTGCAGGAAATGCTGCTGGCCATGGTGTGGCCGCCGCTGGTCATCGCCGGCCTGCCGCCCTGGCTGTGGGAGCGCCTGCTGGCGGGCGGCGCCCTGGCCCGCCTCTGGCGGGTGATGACTACCGAACCGATCCCTCTCTTCGCCTTCAATGGCCTCTTCCTGATCATGCAGCTGCCGGGGGTGCTGGACGCCTCTCTGCGCCTCAACTGGCTGTACGCCCTCCTGCAGTATGTGCTCATGGCCACCGCCCTTTTCCTGTGGTGGCCGCTCATCAGCCCCGTGGCGCAGCCGGGGCGCCTCAGCCGGGGGGCTCAGTTCCTCTACCTCTTCTTCGCGATGGACTTCATGATGCCGGCGGTGATCTACGTCTTCTTCACCGGCTTCCCCTTCTATCCCGTCTATGCCGCGCGGCCCAGGGTGTTCGGGCTCACCCCGGTGGCCGACCAGCAGATCGGGGCGGTGCTGATGTTCGCGGCGATGCTGGCCGCTTACGGCGCGGTGGCCGCCGCCCGCCTCAGCGAGTACCTGGGCGGCGAGTCCCAGTTCTATGCCTGA
- a CDS encoding protein of unknown function (Evidence 5 : Unknown function), translating to MVTAALAWGVLAAGCGPGAAPAGPYWATAAAGGRTIRLTLRPAPVANRRTTLSVRFSGAAPGGPVTARLTMNGMVMPPLRVALAPAGDGRYRGSAIFTMAGSWSVHLRWPGAGAVFTVPVRP from the coding sequence ATGGTCACGGCGGCACTGGCGTGGGGGGTGCTGGCAGCCGGCTGCGGGCCGGGAGCCGCGCCCGCCGGCCCTTACTGGGCCACGGCCGCCGCCGGAGGGCGCACCATCCGGCTCACCCTGCGACCGGCGCCGGTTGCCAACCGCCGGACCACCCTCAGCGTCCGCTTCAGCGGCGCCGCCCCCGGCGGGCCGGTCACCGCCCGGCTGACCATGAACGGCATGGTGATGCCGCCCCTGCGGGTGGCCCTGGCTCCCGCCGGCGACGGCCGTTACCGCGGCAGCGCCATTTTCACCATGGCCGGCAGCTGGTCCGTGCACCTGCGCTGGCCGGGGGCGGGAGCGGTCTTCACCGTGCCGGTCCGGCCCTAA